Proteins encoded together in one Impatiens glandulifera chromosome 1, dImpGla2.1, whole genome shotgun sequence window:
- the LOC124918945 gene encoding CCR4-NOT transcription complex subunit 1-like isoform X3 has protein sequence MPGFSEALAVQIRYLLQSLNGLNSDAVFDDLCEYVGYGTEGSILVLQTCLDYLNIYDEGLKNEPFDPVFSSIFKHILDKPNFSTILCQSLRDKVINGDFLENLSKALGLSTSEKIGVGLALSDLGNADLGVCGKKFCVQQIGELCADNLSIGSAEQMQSIFMFLQQSESLSKHLDSFIQMLSLVPLKGDEQFILAPLMSHGFPSGRFTRNLDLFDEDHEANFDALLAEMEKEMSMADIIKELGYGCTVSMSQCKELLSLFLPLTEVVVARILGTIICTNTGLDDHHNTFSTFYCALGGTASSDQPVMNSWNIDVLIDSIKQLAPSISWSAVIENLDHEGFYIPNEAAFSFFMSVYRRACQDPFPLHAICGSLWRNTEGQLSFLKYAVVAPHDIFTFAHCESQLAYADFVQVHKLHTGLTSNAWICLDLLQILCQLAEAGHVDAVRSMLKLPLEQCPEVVLLGMSHINTTYNLIQRELSSTAFPVILNHSAGADMVLHLWNKNPAILLRGFVDAHSINPENISRIFDICQELKILSPVLDMVPSSFGIRLAALASHKDLVDMEKWLRSNLTTYTNSFYEECNRFAKDQLGSSQDASAGTPHLSVSLCNLYAGTAPTVYKVLQEHTGLIVTDKLTEEMEKQLTSYTHASSHMKSSAPSDLSTSDGPVDDIEAEVNSYFQQMFSGQMTIDAMIQMMIQFNESHDEREKSIFGCIIRNLFEEYKFFPKYPETQLKIAAAFYGSLIKHQLLAHLPLGVALRAVLDALRKPADSTMFVFGTKALEQFVDCVIEWPQYCNHILQISHLRATHSELVALVERALARFSIAKADLGRLNASEQHGSSHSIATNAEMSSSSHRSVGSASTQPGLQISSTLQLQQRDQIPLDESQKLSLPSSNHMALVPPMVQPSPVPSTDASAHNNAATAATVVPPSSSVGFIRPSRAIASTRFGSALNIETLVAAAERRGTPLEAPAPEIQDKISFIINNLSAANIESKAKEFTEILIDQYHPWLAQYMVMKRASIEPNFHDLYLKFLGIVGSRSLHQEILQATYENCKVLLGSELIKSSSEERSLLKNLGSWLGKMTVGSNKYLSKREIDPKSLIIEAYEKGLMIAVIPFTSKILESCKNSIAYKPPNRWPMIILELLTEIYVMPNLKLNLKFDIEVLFKNLGVNMEEVNPTSLLKDIVRKTEGNPDFSITNAGASSEIKSSIASSLNQVELPLEVKPALPGGHSNMQSQFTAPLPHLTAGAPREDEKMVALNVSDQLSSVHGQLLQQQSTVPENQLSAPASIIEQRVIVNPMFRAHGLYLHFKSAIASALDQAIMEIISRIVHQSVSIAIQTTKELVLKDYAKEHDESLMRNAAHLMVSSLAGSLAHVTCKEPLLSSIPSHLRNILQGISIGNELLEQAVQLFTNDNLDLGCLLIEQAATEKAVQAIDGEIDQQLAIIRKHKDGVIPPFYDSGIYKSLHPPKPDRLSNSQQRIYEDFMKLPWKNQSTNYYNILPVGSSQPDSSVSGQQNKEVYSSDLINSGISSLTQPLDLTSEEMESSAAQLHSSMDGGVNGESHAVETSNIVKESGSSLQTLFSATISDLVGSSSSEPLLTTGDALKKYQIISEKLEDMVANEAKESEIQGLIGEVSGVILRCVSRDEAALAVAHKVFKGLYENAYDSTHVSVHLAILAAIRDVSKLVVKELTNWVIYSDDDRNLNKDITVGLIHHELLNLAEYNIHMAKLLDAGRNKAATQFAISLIRSLMPNDPRVISELPNLVDVLRKITTRPESPESLQQAAVLNAAAHSEDNSITESAEPDSAGFCNQVSMLFTEWYNICELPAVNDATCKKYVSRLHRMGLLKGDDVSQRFFCCLTEISVSHCLASETMSSATLQSPQLQPLSFLAIDIYSRLVVTIIKLLPADQGSNKLYLLIKILELTVRLIQKDDKEKKTSFNPRPYFRLFINWLLDLGSMEPLIDGANPQVLSALASTFHAIQPIKVPGFSYAWLELISHRSFMPKLLSGNGHKGWPYMHRLVLDLFQFLEPFIRIPCADIGEPVRLLYKGSLRVLLVLLHDFPDFLCEFHFGFCDVIPSGCIQLRNIVLSAFPRSMRVPDPCSPNLKFDLLLETNQPPRILSEVDFVLKSKQLKSEVDDYLRTRQQRSSLLVKLHQKLVLSPCEAVSAGTWYNVPLMNSLVLYIGMQAVQQLEAKSQSQSNPICTSLSVLLVAPALDIFHMLINDLDTEGRYLVLNVMANQLRYPNHHTHYFSSVLLYLFYETNEEVVVQEQITRVIFERMISDKPHPWGLVITFMELVKNPRYKFWSKGFIRCDPDIEYLIESVCSSYGCPRPTQED, from the exons TGAAGGCTTGAAAAATGAACCATTTGATCCAGTGTTTTCTTCAATCTTCAAACATATCTTAGACAAGCCAAATTTCAGTACAATATTGTGTCAATCGCTAAGGGATAAGGTGATCAATGGAGATTTTCTTGAGAATCTATCAAAGGCACTAGGCTTGTCAACATCAGAGAAAATTGGAGTTGGTCTTGCCTTGTCAGATTTGGGAAATGCAGATCTTGGAGTATGTG GAAAGAAATTCTGCGTACAACAGATTGGGGAGTTATGCGCAGATAATCTGTCTATTGGTTCAGCTGAACAAATGCAGAGCATCTTTATGTTCCTTCAACAATCTGAAAGCCTTTCCAAGCACTTAGACTCGTTTATCCAGATGCTATCTTTGGTGCCGTTGAAGGGagatgaacaatttattttgGCCCCGTTGATGTCACATGGATTTCCCAGTGGAAGGTTCACAAG GAACTTGGACTTGTTTGATGAAGATCATGAAGCTAATTTTGACGCTCTCCTTGCTGAAATGGAGAAGGAGATGAGCATGGCTGATATCATAAAGGAATTGGGCTATGGATGCACAGTTAGTATGTCACAATGCAAGGAGTTGTTGTCTTTGTTCCTACCTTTGACTGAAGTTGTTGTTGCCAGAATACTTGGCACAATCATTTGCACAAATACTGGACTTGATGACCACCATAATACATTTTCAACATTTTATTGTGCTCTTGGTGGTACAGCTTCTTCTGATCAGCCTGTGATGAACTCATGGAATATTGATGTTTTGATTGATTCAATCAAGCAACTT GCTCCTAGCATTAGTTGGTCAGCAGTTATTGAAAACCTTGATCACGAGGGATTCTACATTCCTAATGAGGCAGCATTTTCCTTTTTCATGTCAGTTTATAGGCGAGCATGTCAG GACCCGTTTCCACTGCATGCCATTTGTGGATCTCTTTGGAGAAATACCGAGGGACAACTATCTTTCCTCAAGTATGCAGTGGTTGCTCCACATGACATATTTACTTTTGCGCATTGTGAGAGTCAATTG GCATATGCAGATTTTGTGCAGGTTCATAAACTTCATACAGGACTTACAAGTAATGCTTGGATATGCCTTGATCTGTTGCAAATTTTATGCCAACTAGCTGAAGCCGGTCATGTGGATGCTGTTCGGTCAATGCTTAAGCTTCCTCTTGAACAATGTCCTGAAGTTGTACTTCTTGGCATGTCACACATAAAT ACGACTTACAATCTTATTCAGCGTGAGCTGTCATCTACAGCATTTCCGGTGATACTTAACCATAGTGCAGGGGCTGACATGGTTCTCCATCTGTGGAACAAAAATCCTGCTATTTTGTTGCGAGGATTTGTGGATGCTCATAGCATTAATCCAGAAAACATAAGTAGAATTTTTGACATTTGCCAGGAGCTAAAG ATACTATCACCTGTGCTAGATATGGTTCCATCCTCTTTTGGTATCCGATTGGCTGCTCTTGCTTCTCATAAGGATCTTGTAGATATGGAAAAGTGGCTGAGATCTAATTTAACTACATATACAAATTCTTTCTATGAG GAGTGCAACAGATTCGCAAAGGATCAGTTGGGCTCATCTCAGGATGCCTCTGCTGGAACACCTCATCTGTCTGTTTCTCTTTGTAACCTTTACGCAGGGACAGCGCCTACTGTTTATAAG GTTCTTCAAGAGCACACGGGGTTGATTGTCACTGACAAGCTAACTGAGGAAATGGAAAAGCAGCTTACGTCTTATACACATGCTAGCTCACACATGAAGAGTTCTGCACCATCAGATCTCTCTACCTCAGATGGACCTGTTGATGACATTGAGGCAGAAGTAAACTCTTATTTCCAACAAATGTTCTCGGGCCAAATGACCATTGATGCGATGATACAGATGATGATACAATTCAACGAGTCTCATGATGAAAG GGAGAAATCGATTTTTGGCTGCATTATTCGCAATCTATTTGAAGAATACAAATTTTTCCCAAAATACCCTGAGACGCAACTCAAAATTGCCGCAGCCTTCTATG GCTCTCTCATCAAGCATCAGCTATTAGCTCATCTGCCACTTGGCGTAGCGCTCCGTGCTGTTTTGGATGCATTACGTAAACCTGCAGATTCAACA ATGTTTGTTTTTGGAACAAAAGCTTTGGAACAATTTGTAGATTGTGTAATTGAGTGGCCTCAGTATTGCAATCATATTTTGCAAATTTCTCATCTGCGTGCTACTCATTCTGAGCTTGTTGCATTGGTTGAACGAGCACTTGCTAGGTTTTCTATAGCCAAAGCAGACTTAGGAAGGTTGAATGCCTCTGAACAACATGGCTCTTCTCATTCAATTGCAACCAATGCAGAG atGTCAAGTTCATCTCACAGATCAGTTGGATCTGCTAGCACACAACCTGGTTTGCAAATTTCTTCTACACTGCAGCTTCAACAAAGAGATCAAATCCCTCTGGATGAGAGTCAAAAGCTTTCCTTGCCTTCATCAAATCATATGGCACTTGTACCTCCTATGGTCCAACCTTCACCTGTGCCCTCGACTGATGCTAGTGCTCATAAC aATGCTGCTACTGCCGCCACTGTAGTGCCGCCTTCTTCATCAGTCGGATTTATACGTCCCTCTCGAGCAATTGCCTCAACAA GATTTGGATCTGCCTTGAACATTGAAACACTTGTTGCCGCCGCAGAGAGAAGGGGAACTCCTTTAGAG GCTCCAGCACCAGAAATTCAGGATAAGATTTCGTTTATCATCAACAACTTGTCTGCTGCAAATATTGAATCAAAAGCGAAGGAGTTTACTGAAATTTTGATAGATCAATATCATCCTTGGCTTGCCCAGTACATGGTTATGAAGAG AGCAAGTATTGAGCCGAATTTTCATGACTTATACTTGAAGTTCCTGGGTATAGTGGGTTCAAGGTCTTTACACCAAGAGATTTTACAGGCTACATATGAAAACTGCAAG GTTCTACTGGGCTCAGAACTTATAAAATCCAGTTCGGAAGAGCGGTCCTTGTTGAAGAATCTTGGAAGCTGGCTTGGGAAAATGACTGTCGGAAGCAATAAGTACCTCAGTAAACGTGAAATTGATCCAAAGTCTTTGATCATAGAG GCATATGAGAAAGGTTTGATGATTGCAGTTATACCATTCACCTCTAAG ATTTTAGAATCATGTAAAAACAGTATAGCCTATAAGCCTCCCAATCGTTGGCCTATGATTATTCTTGAGTTACTTACTGAGATTTATGTTATGCCTAATCTGAAATTGAATCTGAAGTTTGATATTgag GTGTTGTTCAAGAATCTTGGTGTGAATATGGAGGAGGTAAATCCAACCTCTCTTCTCAAGGATATAGTTAGGAAAACTGAAGGAAATCCAGACTTCTCCATCACAAATGCTGGTGCCTCTAGTGAAATCAAATCTAGTATAGCCTCTTCCTTGAATCAAGTTGAGCTGCCTCTTGAGGTAAAACCAGCTCTCCCTGGTGGGCACTCAAACATGCAATCTCAG TTTACTGCTCCTCTCCCTCATCTAACTGCCGGTGCACCGAGGGAGGATGAAAAGATGGTAGCATTAAATGTGTCTGATCAGCTGTCATCTGTCCATGGACAATTATTACAACAGCAGTCAACGGTTCCAGAAAACCAG CTTTCTGCGCCAGCATCTATCATTGAGCAGCGGGTCATCGTCAATCCAATGTTTCGTGCTCATGGACTTTATTTGCATTTCAAGAG TGCGATTGCAAGTGCTTTGGATCAAGCtataatggaaataatatcTAGGATTGTGCACCAAAGTGTCTCCATAGCCATTCAGACAACCAAAGAACTTGTTCTTAAG GATTATGCTAAGGAGCATGATGAAAGTCTAATGCGTAATGCAGCTCATCTGATGGTTTCAAGCCTGGCTGGAAGTTTAGCTCATGTGACCTGCAAG GAACCTCTACTGAGTTCAATTCCAAGTCATCTGAGGAATATCCTGCAGGGTATAAGCATTGGAAATGAACTTCTTGAGCAAGCTGTACAACTTTTTACTAATGATAATCTTGACCTGGGATGTTTGCTGATTGAACAAGCAGCTACAGAGAAG GCAGTACAAGCCATTGATGGGGAAATAGATCAACAGCTTGCTATTATAAGGAAGCATAAAGATGGTGTTATTCCTCCATTTTATGATTCTGGTATTTACAAGTCCCTCCATCCTCCTAAACCTGATCGGTTGTCCAATTCTCAACAAAGGATTTATGAG GACTTTATGAAGCTGCCATGGAAGAATCAATCAACCAATTACTACAATATTCTACCAGTTGGCTCTTCACAACCAGATAGTTCAGTATCAGGACAACAAAATAAAGAAGTTTATTCATCTGACTTGATAAACTCTGGTATTAGTTCACTAACACAGCCTCTAGATCTTACCTCTGAGGAGATGGAATCCAGTGCAGCTCAGCTCCATAG CAGCATGGATGGAGGAGTTAATGGTGAATCGCATGCTGTGGAGACTTCCAACATTGTGAAA GAATCTGGATCTTCTTTACAGACGTTGTTTTCAGCCACTATATCTGATTTAGTTGGAAGCAGCTCGTCGGAGCCACTATTGACTACCGGGGATGCATTGAAGAAGTACCAGATTATCTCAGAGAAG CTTGAAGATATGGTGGCTAATGAAGCTAAAGAATCAGAAATTCAG GGTTTAATTGGCGAGGTTTCTGGAGTTATTCTCAGATGTGTAAGCAGAGATGAAGCTGCATTGGCTGTGGCACATAAG GTTTTCAAAGGTCTATATGAAAATGCTTATGACAGTACCCATGTTTCTGTTCATCTTGCCATTCTCGCTGCCATTCGTGATGTCAGCAAACTGGTGGTTAAGGAGCTCACTAACTGG GTGATATACTCTGATGACGATAGGAATTTGAACAAAGACATAACTGTTGGACTTATTCACCACGAACTACTTAATCTTGCTGAGTATAATATTCATATGGCTAAGCTGCTTGATGCTGGAAGAAATA AAGCTGCAACCCAATTTGCAATCTCCCTTATCCGGTCATTGATGCCTAATGATCCTAGAGTTATTTCAGAACTTCCTAACCTTGTTGATGTTTTGAGAAAG ATTACAACCAGACCTGAATCCCCTGAGTCTCTACAGCAG GCTGCAGTGCTTAATGCAGCAGCACACAGTGAAGATAACAGTATAACCGAGTCGGCTGAACCAGACTCTGCTGGCTTTTGTAATCAG GTTTCAATGTTATTTACTGAGTGGTACAACATATGTGAACTTCCTGCTGTAAATGATGCTAcatgtaaaaaatatgtttcacGACTACATCGAATGGGACTTCTTAAGGGAGATGATGTGTCTCAGCGATTTTTCTGCTGCCTCACT GAAATTTCAGTATCACATTGTTTAGCTTCTGAAACAATGAGCTCTGCCACTCTGCAATCCCCACAACTTCAACCTCTTTCTTTCCTTGctattgatatatattcaaGACTGGTCGTCACTATTATAAAG CTTTTACCAGCGGACCAAggatcaaataaattatatcttcTGATAAAG attCTGGAATTGACAGTGAGGCTCATTCAGAAGGATGACAAGGAGAAGAAAACCTCTTTTAATCCTAGACCATATTTCAGGTTGTTTATCAACTGGCTGCTAGATTTGGGTTCAATGGAACCTCTAATTGATGGTGCAAATCCTCAG GTATTGTCAGCTCTAGCAAGCACTTTCCATGCAATCCAGCCCATTAAAGTCCCAGGGTTCAG TTATGCATGGCTTGAGCTTATCAGTCACAGAAGTTTTATGCCAAAGTTACTGTCGGGAAATGGCCATAAGGGCTGGCCTTACATGCATCGCTTAGTGCTTGATTTGTTTCAGTTCCTGGAGCCTTTTATAAGGATTCCTTGTGCAGATATTGGAGAGCCG GTTCGTTTACTGTATAAAGGAAGTTTGAGGGTATTGCTGGTACTCCTCCACGATTTTCCAGATTTCCTCTGTGAATTCCACTTCGGCTTCTGTGATGTAATTCCTTCAGGCTGTATTCAATTGAGAAACATAGTCCTAAGTGCATTTCCCCGCTCTATGAGGGTACCTGATCCTTGTTCTCCAAATTTGAAG TTCGATCTGCTGCTGGAGACTAATCAACCTCCCAGGATTCTTTCAGAGGTTGACTTTGTTCTTAAATCGAAACAATTGAAGTCAGAAGTAGACGATTATTTGAGG ACGAGGCAGCAAAGGTCGTCGTTATTAGTTAAACTGCATCAGAAACTAGTACTCTCTCCATGTGAAGCTGTTTCAGCAGGAACCTGGTACAATGTACCACTTATGAATTCCCTTGTTCTTTACATTGGAATGCAG GCTGTACAACAGTTGGAAGCAAAGTCACAATCACAGTCAAATCCTATTTGTACCTCACTTTCAGTGTTATTAGTTGCCCCTGCTTTGGATATATTCCATATGCTGATTAATGATCTCGATACCGAAGGCCGATATCTAGTTCTCAATGTGATGGCTAATCAACTACGCTACCCGAACCACCACACTCATTACTTTTCTTCCGTTCTTCTCTACTTATTCTACGAAACAAACGAG GAGGTGGTTGTACAGGAGCAAATCACGCGAGTGATATTTGAACGCATGATTTCTGATAAGCCACATCCATGGGGGCTTGTGATAACATTCATGGAGCTTGTCAAG AATCCTAGATACAAGTTTTGGAGCAAAGGTTTTATAAGGTGCGATCCTGACATTGAGTATCTTATTGAAAGTGTCTGTAGTTCATATGGCTGTCCTAGGCCGACACAGGAGGattag